From Fundulus heteroclitus isolate FHET01 chromosome 14, MU-UCD_Fhet_4.1, whole genome shotgun sequence, the proteins below share one genomic window:
- the LOC118565799 gene encoding butyrophilin-like protein 2 gives MICRILLLIILNSCLCAAAFVVNVTQSSYQAEENHSITLEWTFTTTPDGSWRDLFIYCSLLTPRKELVLYRVHNGVEVSESQDEQFSGRVQSDKDVLREGRIRLHVSRLRTEDSGQYYCGVKTDGGSGSAGTSITVSGEFTQ, from the exons atgatctgcaggatcctgctgctcatcatcctcaactcatgtctctgtg cagcagcatttgTAGTGAATGTGACACAGAGCTCCTATCAGGCAGAGGAGAACCACAGCATCACTCTGGAGTGGACCTTCACCACCACACCTGATGGATCCTGGAGAGATCTGTTCATCTACTGCAGCTTGTTAACTCCTAGGAAAGAATTAGTCCTGTATCGGGTCCATAATGGTGTTGAGGTGTCAGAGTCTCAGGATGAACAGTTTTCAGGACGAGTCCAGAGTGACAAAGACGTCCTCAGAGAAGGACGAATCAGACTCCATGTGTCCAGACTGAGGACTGAAGACTCTGGACAGTATTACTGTGGTGTGAAGACTGatggtggttctggttctgcagggaCCAGCATCACAGTCTCTGGTGAGTTCACTCAGTAG